The Arvicola amphibius chromosome 6, mArvAmp1.2, whole genome shotgun sequence DNA window GCAAACTGATCTTTAGGTTTATTAATGAATGGCCTGAGCAAATATGTGACAGGAAGGACAGCAGGACAAGCTCAGTCATGATCCCTGGTCTGTTGTGTCATGTGAGACAGTTCTGTTGGCCTTAGAATGCACCGTTCCTATCTGTAAAAAGGTCGTGGTTCAATTAAGCTTCATTAGTGTCCCTTTCTGACTTAATTCTTGGAGTCTAACTTACTCATACTCTTGGAGGGCAAGACCTTCCTATTGTTCGCTGCTGCCGGGGTCAACACCGGTGCAAATGAATGGATAAGGCAGGTTGCCGGAGAGCTGGGTGTAGTGACTTATGCCCATGTCCTGTTTttcccctgcttccttcctttgggAGAAAACAAGCTGTCCTAGATCTGATAGTGAGTGTCCAGGATTAGTGCATCTGAGGACAAATCTGAGACATTTGTTGTGCAACTCAGAGAcatttcccagcagccacatgtcCCCTAGAGGAACAATATCTCAGCAGCCATTTTGAAGGATTGCAGCTGCAAAAGCAGGACCAGACACTATGAACTGTTCTCACCCTCACTGGGCTCCTGGGGACAATCAGGGCCCATAAGAGAAGGCTGTCTCTAGGAGGGTCATGATAATTCATGACTGAGGCGAGGCCTCCTGTCTGTGGTTGGGATGCTACAGAAGGGAGCAGGCATAGCTCCCTGGAGGTGGAACTACAGGGAACAGGATGTAAGGGGACCCCATGTGGGGGAATTAATATACTCAAGGATAATACAGACAACTAGTTAAGCCAATCAAGAATATCAGAGTCTTTTCATTCTGGCCAGCAACCAAGAGTGCGCTAAGGCCTCAGAGCATCTTGGTGCCGAAGCTCAGGGGTATagcatttttaaagacaaaaaccacagtGACATCAGTGTTAGATGATGGTCAGAGGAGCCTTGCAACATTTGTTTCAGCAGAACCTAGTAGTTATTTAGACACAACATAGCAGTTAGTTTTTACTTACAAAGTAATGTATTATTTGGGTAATTCATCTGGACCATGGTCCAAATCACAGAAATCCTGAATGTGTTGCCAAGACAGACATGGctagtgggaggggagaggctcgGGTATTCTCTAAGTGGACATAACATGGAGTCAGGACAAAATGGTATTGCCTTAGTTACTTCGAGGGCAGGCGGGAAAGAAGAGAGACCTAGCAGAAGGGAGAAGTCCAGGGATTCACAGCTAGAAAGGGAGGGGCGTCATGAACGTCCCTATACCTAGAGGTAAAGATGATCTTTATCGCTTTCACTCCTGACACTGCACACATTGGGCAACCTTTTGGGTTGAATCCAGTGTTCAGAAAGATGACTCTATAGGGAGATTGAATCCAGTGTTCAAAAAGATGACTCTATAGGGAGATGACACCAGGTTCTGCAAAGGAATGGAATTGAGAACTGCAGAGAAGGCACAGATGGTAGTTAGAAATGAAAGTAGGATAATCTCCAGGGTCTTCAAAGGGAGTGGCTTGGTGTGACAAGCATTCCTGGACTTAGAGCAGcagctctgggctggagaggtgaagTGTGCAGGAGACAAGGatacaggaggaggggaggaggctccAGGGTCTGCCTGGGCAgcgtccttccttctttttccagaAATCTGGGGTCTGCTGGCCACACTGGATTCCTGAGTGGTCCTTGTCTTCTGTTATTGTTTCAGATCCAGAAGTTGGGGAGTCTGGACAAGGTGGTATCCTGGTCCCAAGAGTTCCCCTATGCCCATCCACTCTGGCTTGGACAATTCGTTGGTTTTCTGAACATCTATGAGCCTGACTATGCCAAAGCTGTGTACAGCCGTGGAGGTGAGGTGCCTTAGAGAGAGGGTGGGGTTTCCTGGGAATGATGGGACCAAGTTGGGGAAGGTCAGGGCTTGTGTCCAAAATCTTGGATAAGAAAGATCAAATTTCTACCTCTTTCATCACTCTGCCTCATCTGGGAATATTGTGTTTCTCCTTGACTGACATCCATTTATTCTGCAGACCCAAAGGCTCCAGATGTTTATGACTTCTTGCTCCAGTGGATCGGTAAGTGAGCATCTATCTTTCTGTATCTTCCTTTTGCTCCATTGTGCTAAGTGACCAGAATTCTGCCCTGCCATACTCAGCTGGTTATCCCCCCAGTGTACTGCTTGGCTCCTGAATGCCTGTCCTAAGCTTAGCATCTCTGTGGGGAAGCAGGGGAACCCATTGCAGGAACTAGACTTTGTCTTGCTGGatattcttcttcctcccttctaaGCAGAGGTAAGGCAATGTGTATTTGAAGAAAAGCTTCCCAGAGAGGGCAACCCTAGAGCTGATCCTGTAGGATATTATAGTGATGTGTTTCCTGGAAGAAGGGTCTGAGAAAATGTGTAATTGTCATAGGATCATGGAGGCTGCAAGCTGTATGAGTGATCGAAAGGCAGACTTCAATTAGTATAGATGAGGCTTGTCAGGGAAGATGGACCAATGTTGGCTGTCAGTATGTAGACTGATGTTGAAAGTGAAGGGAGCCGCTGGGTCATCtacttcttttaattaattagttgatTAAcgaatttattttgagacagggtctcactatgttgccttAGCAATTCTCtatcaggttggctttgaactcatagagatccacctgcctataacttctgagtgagtgctgggattaatagtgtacactaccatacctggccttattatttttacttttatttaatctctatgtgtgtctttgtagataTATGCCACTTGTGCACAGGTACTTATGTTGGATCCCTTAGAAATGGACTTATCTGTAGTTTTGAGCTGTCATGTGTGCTCTGGAAATTGGCCCCGAGTCATCAGTAAGAGCAGTAAGGGCCCTTgatcactgacccatctctctagcctccactGAGTCTTCTTGATCCAGGGCCACATTCTACTCCAAagttcttcttatttatttatttaccctgGAAGCTAAAAAAGGAATGGTTAGTAGGGAGGTAACTGCCAAGAGTCTAGACTATTGACTTAGAAGTCCTGACCAAGGAGGGCCAGAGGTCTATACTGGTTCTTGTAGTGCCTCCCCACAGGGTTTTCCAGGTTTGGGAGTGGTAACTGCTGTGGTTGATCCCAGCTCTCATGGATAGATCAGGATTGCCTAGACTCCACAGGCtccatctctcttcccttctcaggGAAAGGCTTACTGGTTCTCCATGGGCCCAAATGGTTCCAGCACCGCAAGCTGCTCACACCTGGCTTCCACTATGATGTGCTGAAGCCCTATGTGGCCATATTTGCTGAGTCCACACATCTCATGCTGGTGAGTCCCCTCCCTGCGGCAGGCTCCTGGAACTGTGGGCTGCCGAGCCAGGCTTCTCTACCCATCCCATTTGCCTTGGTTGAAGGTGtgtggtgctctcttctggagaGAGGGTCTCTGTCCTCATTATGCCTGCAATGATTGTGCCaaagaattttaaagtatatcctcatgattttattgatttctgttgtTATTCCCccttcatctctaattttattaatttggatattttctctctgcctttagttaatttggataaggcagtggttctcaacctgtgggtcatggcctATTTGGgagtcgaatgaccctttcacaggggtcacatatcagagatcctgcatatcagatatttacattatgattcataatagtagcaaaattatagttatgaagtagcaataaaataattttatggttgtggatcaccaaaacatgaggaactgtattggaggtcacagcattgggaagattgagaatcactggGATAAGGGTAAGTCAaccttaatgatttttttcaaagaagcagctctttgcttcattgacttcttttattttttgtttctattttattcgTTTCAACCccaagtttgattatttcttgccttcTATACTTTTGGGTATGATTTCTTCCTTTGGTCCTAGagttttcatgtgtgctgttcAGTTACTAGTATGAAATCTCCAcggcctcgtggtgatgcacagattaatagagatgggttaaactgagatgtaagagttagcaaataagaagctagagctaatgggccaagcagtgatttaaataataatattaaaaagaaaactctccATTTTCTTATGTAAGCATTTAGCGCTATGAACTTGCCTTTtagaactgccttcattgtgtcctgtAAGCGTggatatattctttttaaatttctgtcttggctcattttttattcagcaatgtgttgttcagtttctatgagtttgcaagctttctgttgttgttgatatccaggtTTAGTCTGTGGTGGTCTGACAGGATGCTGAGTGCTATTTcagtttttctgtatttgttgagacttgctttgtgtctgagtatgtgttGTTTTAGAGAATGTTCTATGAGGTACTGAGACTAAGGactattcttttgtgtttggtgaAACAGTCTGTAAATGTGTTGGGTCCATTTGCTTTATAATTTGCTTCATAGATGCTAAGAATTGAAAGGTCCTGTTGTGTATTTTGTCTTTGATGAACATAGattgtccttccctatctcttctgattagttttgctTTGAcgtttattttgtcagatattaaaattgCTACATCAGTTtgcttcttagatccatttgcttgAGATATTCTTTTCAACCCTTCCTGAGATAATGTCCATCCtccttgatgttgaggtgtgtttcttgggtgCAGCAGAAGGGCCCTGTTTTCACACCCATTCTGCTAGTGTGTGTCTTTTTCCTGGGAAATTGAGACCATGAGTGTTGGGCGATATCAAtgagcattgtttttttttgattcctgttattttgttgtgatgtgtgtgtgtgtgtgtgtgtgtgtgtgtgtgtgtgtgtatgtgtgtgcgtgcgtgtgcatgtgtgttttctctctctttagattTGCTGgcctgggattatttattccttgtgtttttttcCAGGTGAGATAAACTGTTTTAGATTGAAGTTTTCCTTGTGTACCTACTATGGGGCTGGATTTGTAAAtagatactgcttaaatttggttttctcacacaatgtcttgttttctctgtctagtgtgattgaaagttttgttgggcgTAGTATTTAGAGGTTGTATCTGTCATCTCTTAGAGTTTGCAAAACATCTACCCAGGCTgttctgacttttagagtcttCACTGAGAAGTCAGATGCACCTCTCATAGGTCTACTTTTATATGTCACTTGACCCTTTCCCCTTGCAGcttctaatattctttctttgttctatatatttagtgtttttattattattatgtgctATCATTTCTGgcccaatctatttggtgttctgtatgcttcttgtatcttcataggcatctccttcttaagagcagggaaattttcttctatgattttgttgagaatattttctgtgcctttcagTTGggattcttattcttcttttattcctgttattgttgagtttggtcttttcatagtgtcccagatttcctgtatgATTTGTgccaggagttttttttttatatcttatattttatttgcctGAGGTATCCCTTTCTTCTATCTtgtctcaaatggctgagattctctcttctgtctcttgtattctgttagtaAGTCTTGCCTCTGGGGTTCCTGctgaaatttctaaaattttcatCTCCAGATTGCCCATAGTTtggatttcctttatttattctattttcactttcagaacttaaatgtttttgttcatttccttccactgtttgtttatgccttcatagatttctttaagctgtttattaatttcctctttaaggacgtctatcatattcataaatgctatttttatggtttttatcttgtgcttcagctatgggCCTGCTGTGAtagggttgctgggctctagtggagacaaattgtcctggctgttattgattgtgttttcatGCTGGCTTCTAACCATCGGGGTTTGGGAAGGCTACAATTCTAAGTGCTCTTGTCTTtgttgtgtgggtgttttgttccttagtttctgttgCCCTTTCTGGTTCTTATGAGGGTGTGGTGGCTGTGTATTGCCTGGTAGAGAATTCTTCTCAGATTCTGATAAGGTGTTGCCATGGGAGAGGGATCctggtaaaatgtgtttctatgtATTGGGAGGTTAGGAATGGAGAAGGCCTGGGAGGAATGAGGGAGTCTACAGGAGGGAGGAAATCAGGGTGTAACACCAGGATGTGCTTTAGTCCCTTGGGAACAGGTCCAAGAGTGAGGAGAGGCACCAACCGGGAGTCTGCTGGAAACCTGAGGCTGAGACTGGGGTCTTAGACTTGGAGGAGGTGTGAGAGTGGAGGTCTGAAACTCACCTACCTTCTTTGGCTTATGTACTTCTCTGGCAGGCTTGCCTGGCAGGTTCCCAGGAAGTGCCTGCTGGAGCTGGGCACTGGAATAAAGCcatgagttgggggaaggatgtTTGGAGGAGACTTGTTTGATCCACTGAAGATGCAGGCAGGGGGAGTAGGGGAGACCACACACTGCAAGTGGTCTGCTACAGAGCCAGGCATAAGAGTGGGGGAATGGATTTGGAGGAGTGGAGGCAGAAATGAGATCTGtagttagcctacctgcttccctggccaggAAGCCCTATTCTTCCAcacttacctctctctctctctctctctctctctctctctctctctctctctctctctctctctctctctctgaattccaggacaagtGGGAGAAAAAGGCAAGTGAAAATGAGAGCTTTGACATCTTCTGTGACGTAGGCCACATGGCACTGGACACCCTCATGAAGTGCACCTTTGGTAAAGGAGACAGCGGCCTAGGACACAGGTCAGAGGCACTTCTACCCAAGGCTCCCAGATAAGGAAGGTGGAAGGGCACTTGCTCTCTGGTTGGAGAGGTCCTGCCTTGATTTACCCAGGCCCTACTCATGCTGGAGGATACACTGGGTGTTAGTGAGGAGGTTTaaggaggcaagaagaggagCGGGAAGTATTTTAGAGGGGATTTCTAAAAGAAATCTGCTCaggcctcttctctccctccgTCCTCTTTTGTGCAGCGACAACAGCTACTATACGGCCGTCAGTGAGCTCACACTGCTGGTGCAGCAGCGCATTGAATCCTTCCAGTACCATAATGACTTCATTTACTGGCGCACTCCACATGGCCGCCGCTTCCTGCGGGCCTGCCAGATAGCCCATGACCATACAGGTGGGCCTTTCCTTCAACCCCCTCTCTCTTGCCGCCTATGCCTACTAGGAAACCTTGGTTCTTCCTCTGGGATCCCTTGCACCCTTCCTGACACATGGCCAAAGCAGGCAGTGACACCTATGTTCTCGGTCTAGATCAGGTCATCAAGCAGCGGAAGGCAGCCCTGCAGGATGAGAAGGAGCAGGAAAAGATCCAGCAGCGGAGACATCTGGACTTCCTGGACATTCTCCTGGGTGTTCGGGTGAGTGCATGGTGTCCATCCTACCTGACATATGGTCCCTGGGAGGTTTTTAGACTCTCCTTCTAAGGCAGGCTCCTTGCTCAAATATAACTGACTGCTCGCCCATGGCCCAAATCAACGAAGGTAAAATGTGCAGCATAAGTGTGGTTGGGCTGTGACACCAGGGAGCTGACAGCCTGGGTCACATGGTAGCAGCTTGCAGATGTTTCTAGACTTCCACAATCCCTAAAAATCTTGGCATTGCAGAACCTTAAGgttctgaattttatttcatttccttccttccttcctttcttccttccttccttccttccttccttccttccttccttccttccttccttctttccttcccctccattctttcctctgtccatctcttcttccccttctcctacccttccttcctctattccaCAAAACTCAGCGCCTATCCTGAATCAATTTCTGTGCAAGGATGTAGAGGTAAGAAAGAACTGGCATGACTATTGATCTGCATATAGTATAGTGACCAGGTTAGGGGAGGCAGCGAGTAGATGTTGACAAAGATGTTTTCCCTGCCAACTAGAAGCGGTGTCCCTGATGAGCAATAAAGTAAAGTTAAAGGTTATGTGTCCAGAGGGTTCAGGAAGGGTTTCATGAATGGGAGACATCTAGATTAGGATTGAAAGGGACAGAGGAAACTGGAGGAAGACTCCAAGTCTACCAACAAAGCGTTCATATGCTTCTTCAGATCTATATCTGACAGCTACTCTTGGGCATTCTTTTTAGCCCTTACTCAAAGGCCTTGAGCTCTCCCATTGTGCCTTCTCTTAGGATGAAAGTGGGCTCAAGATGTCAGATGCAGATATCAGGGCCGAAGTGGATACATTCATGTTTGAAGGCCACGATACCACCACTAGCGGTATCTCTTGGTTTCTCTACTGCATGGCCCTTTATCCTGAGCACCAGCAGCGATGTAGGGAGGAGGTCCGTGAGATCCTAGGAGACAAGGACTCTTTCCAGTGGTGAGTGGACCTGAAAGTGAGTTCAGCTCCCCTTGCTCAGCCCAGGGAGGGGTTGTGCCTATTCTGCCAGTGCCTGCCAGGGACAACCCACACCTGTTCTGGAAACGAGGTGAAGTGGGCAGCAGTTGTTCCCTTTCTTTGGTTTGATAGCTTTCTTCGGGGGGGAGGTTAACAATAGAGACCCCCCCAGACCAATCACCCCAAATGGAGGCTTTTCAGCATCACATAATGTTGTCAACAGAGGCTGAATTTCATAAAGACAGAAGATGAATCTCTACTGGGCTTCTGGATAGAGTAGAGGGgcctgagaaagaggaggaagtgggagacgACAGAGAAAGAACAGCTGGGAAAGTCATTGCCTAGCCACTTGCCACCTGCCTTCGGATGGAAGCACATAGGTCCCAGACTCCACATCTTTTATCACAGTGAAGGAGGCAGATCCTAAACGCCACCACTTAAAAACTTCTGTGTGTCCATCCTTGTTTCTCAGCTCAAGTCTGAAGTCCTGAATGTGACACCAGCTgaaccattttctctctctcagagtGGTCTCTGAGAGTCCCACCCAGATCTCTTCTGTTGCTTCCTCCTCTGAGGCCTTTGTAGCCTGACAGCCACCCCAACCTACTGAGTTCCTAGTCTGCCTCTTGCATGGAGCAGGACACCCAGCAGGGATAGAGGAAATGGCCCATCAGTGTCTGCAGTCCTGTTCTCCTAAGGGGGACTGATCACTAATTCCAGTGTCAGAGATTTGAAGGATGGAGACTCCATAGCTAATGTGTACTTGCTGGATGTTGGAAACCTTCCAAGGGGTCCAGCCATGGGCACGGTGCTCCCGGGAGTGCATTGTAAGtatgaagaggagaggaggagacaaTTCGCTGCTCCTGGGGAGTTTTCAGAAAGTCAGACTCACGTGACTGAAATTCAAAGAAAGCTGCAGGATGGAGTAACACTGAGTGACAAGGATGTTGAGGGTAGAGGGTGAGGAGGGAAGGACTGGAATGGACTTTATAAAGAAGGTTAAAACTCAGGAGAAGAGAGCTGTGCTCTCCAGCTAGATCACCATGGACATGTCTGAGGCAGGGAATTAaatacttaatatatttttagttaGTTTTATCCAGAATTTGAAGCGGCTTACAGGAGCCTTATTTAATAAAAAGTACATGAAACGAAAAATCACATTAGGGGGAGAGTGACTTGGAGTTTGGGGTTCTGTAAGAAGGTATTATATAGTTCTGGTGACTGAACCTCACATTTGGGCCTGAGCTTCCTGGTGGCCAAAGATGGTATTTATGCGAGTTTATCAGTATTCAGCCATGAACATTGGTTCACTCACCTAACCGTATCAGACCACCTTTTCCATTCCGGCCCCATAAGAAATGCCACTTGTGGGACTTTTGGTAAGGCCCCAAATGACACAAAAGTGGCCTTGTCTTTGGGGGTTGGTTCCCCATATGTCTCTCAGATCCCgtgtcttctcttcccagatagcTAAGTTTGTATGGACACCCAGTGTTATGTTATACTTAGACACTTGAAACCCTCTTGACTCCTCTGTTGGAAGTGTGGTAGGGGCAGAAATTGAAAATCATGGGGAAGTAGGAAATGCGGCCTACCTTCTGGGATCCCACTGTTCCCAATTCCCAAGTGTCCCGTGTTGCTGGTAGGGATGATGTGGCCAAGATGACCTACCTGACTATGTGTATGAAGGAGTGCTTCCGCCTCTACCCACCTGTGCCCCAGGTGTACCGCCAGCTCAACAAGCCAGTCACCTTTGTGGATGGCCGCTCTCTACCTGCAGGTGGGTTGGGGAAACAGTTGGGATGGAATGAAAGTCCCCTCTATGCTCTGATATTGCCTACACCGTTGGACAATCTTGACATTAAGCTTTGTGTGCCGAGTCCTGGGCCCAAGCAGCAACCTCATTGAGAGAACTTGTCTTTGCCCCAaacctccacttcctcttctgtaaaATATGACCGagggtataaatat harbors:
- the LOC119816438 gene encoding cytochrome P450 4B1; the protein is MVLSLLSPNLSRLGLWASVVILIVSVLKLFSLLVRRQKLARALDSFPGPPTHWLFGHALEIQKLGSLDKVVSWSQEFPYAHPLWLGQFVGFLNIYEPDYAKAVYSRGDPKAPDVYDFLLQWIGKGLLVLHGPKWFQHRKLLTPGFHYDVLKPYVAIFAESTHLMLDKWEKKASENESFDIFCDVGHMALDTLMKCTFGKGDSGLGHSDNSYYTAVSELTLLVQQRIESFQYHNDFIYWRTPHGRRFLRACQIAHDHTDQVIKQRKAALQDEKEQEKIQQRRHLDFLDILLGVRDESGLKMSDADIRAEVDTFMFEGHDTTTSGISWFLYCMALYPEHQQRCREEVREILGDKDSFQWDDVAKMTYLTMCMKECFRLYPPVPQVYRQLNKPVTFVDGRSLPAGSLISMHIYALHRNSAVWPDPEVFDPLRFSPENVSGRHPFAYMPFSAGPRNCIGQQFAMNEMKVVTALCLLRFEFSLDPSKLPIKLPQLVLRSKNGIHLHLKSLGSGK